A genomic segment from Selenihalanaerobacter shriftii encodes:
- a CDS encoding S8 family peptidase, producing the protein MNLNILLKLLLTTNLLSQLEISQFKEYPQAKNLTQYIIITDKEFNKKEFKSQIEQNGGKLVKKLSLVNGFVYQFKNIEDKTMIQSVSGIKRIEKDTFLQVNSKNDMKSWGLKAIDALNAWAHFREVRVGIIDTGVDLNHYDLTPVHNGLNTINHKTLPYDSHGHGTHISGIIGGRKNGKGILGILPDVEIYPIKAFNRNGEGRLSSVIEGIEWSIKNNIKILNMSFGTTEDNSSLKKAVKKAYKSGITMVAASGNKGRKTIDYPAKYPEVIAVAAINERKKIANFNNYGEGLDLLAPGVNIKSTWRNNRFRTLNGTSMATAHVTGAIALLISIFKDLNPKQTKELLIKGASSIPSVPKEKQGAGIVNILKTMKLAEKQFMKK; encoded by the coding sequence ATGAATTTAAATATACTTTTAAAATTATTATTAACAACTAACCTATTAAGCCAACTAGAAATAAGTCAATTCAAAGAATATCCTCAGGCTAAAAATCTTACCCAGTATATTATTATCACTGATAAAGAATTTAATAAAAAAGAATTTAAGAGTCAAATAGAACAGAATGGAGGAAAACTAGTTAAAAAACTATCTTTAGTTAATGGTTTTGTATATCAATTTAAGAACATTGAAGACAAAACTATGATTCAATCAGTTTCTGGTATAAAAAGAATAGAAAAAGATACCTTTTTACAAGTTAATTCTAAAAATGATATGAAATCTTGGGGATTAAAAGCAATTGATGCACTTAATGCTTGGGCTCATTTTCGTGAAGTTAGGGTTGGTATTATTGACACTGGTGTCGATCTAAACCATTATGATCTAACCCCTGTTCACAATGGACTCAATACAATTAATCATAAAACATTACCATATGATAGCCATGGTCACGGTACCCATATCTCTGGAATTATTGGCGGTAGAAAAAATGGCAAAGGAATTTTAGGTATTCTTCCCGATGTTGAAATTTATCCTATTAAAGCATTTAATAGGAATGGAGAAGGCCGATTATCTTCTGTAATTGAAGGAATAGAATGGAGTATCAAAAATAATATTAAGATACTAAATATGAGTTTTGGAACTACTGAAGATAATTCTAGCTTAAAAAAAGCAGTAAAAAAAGCATATAAGTCAGGTATCACTATGGTTGCAGCCTCTGGTAATAAAGGTAGAAAAACTATAGATTATCCAGCTAAATATCCAGAGGTAATAGCCGTGGCTGCCATAAATGAAAGAAAAAAGATTGCTAACTTTAATAATTATGGAGAAGGATTAGACCTCTTGGCTCCAGGAGTTAATATTAAATCTACTTGGAGAAATAATAGGTTTAGAACTCTTAATGGAACGTCAATGGCAACTGCCCATGTAACTGGAGCTATCGCTTTATTAATTAGTATTTTTAAAGATTTAAATCCTAAACAAACTAAAGAATTATTAATTAAAGGGGCTTCATCTATACCCTCAGTTCCTAAAGAAAAACAAGGAGCTGGAATAGTAAATATTTTAAAAACTATGAAATTAGCAGAAAAACAATTTATGAAAAAATAA